In a single window of the Polyangia bacterium genome:
- a CDS encoding efflux RND transporter permease subunit, giving the protein MKAFDWMLGRRGLVWCAAIAFALGGALVARRLPSGIYPEVEFPRIVVVARAGDAPPDVTQVSVTRPLEAALATVLGVERIRSKTIRGSTEMSLQFAPGTDMWRALQLVESRVGEVRSTLLAGAEVTVERLTTTSFPVLTYNLTGPVDPRRLRELGEFVLKPAFSRVRGVGRVEVLGGDVREVEVILDPERTAALHVSPAQVAEKLRAQTVLQAVGRLEQAHSLVTVMASGEPAGLEDLRAVPVAMGAEGSPILLGAIAEVREGAEDRLLRVSGPGGETVLLSIARLPGASTPEVVANVKAAAREISGSLPKGVELTPVYDQAELVNESIRSVRDAILIGIVLCVGVIALFLRDLRAGLAAAVSVPLTLGATFLPIGLLGHSLNLMSLGGLAVAIGLVIDDAIVVVEAIGRRVEEGLDPKSAARDGVRALLAALVGTTLTTVVVFLPLAWLEGVVGRFFSALAVTLSTAVLLSLAFALTVVPLAAAGWMRPRKGSRPTARYADTYERAVRPFLRRPWIGLGVALGLFALGVVAALEAPSGFLPTMDEGAFVLDYFLPAGTSLTETDAIARKIEAILSSTPEVQTYSRRTGAELGPVAATQVNRGDIMVRLKASSQRQRSADEVIAEVRAKVIKDVPEARTEFIQVLQDVLNDLAGTPRPIEIKLFGDDYTTLRAKAKEIVGRIHDVPGLVDLYPGFEEQAPELRFRIDGSAAARAGKSAADVATDLDDSLHGVVASVLRRPDRPIGVRVRYPDSVRFDAQQVVQLPLLVGTEVVTRVSAVAQPIQASSETLLLRESLRPAVILTADHEGRDLGSVMRDVQSQLRGLSLPEGYRLEFGGQYEGQQGTLRDLSTVMGFGLLAVLVVLLAQFRRARLAPVVLVAVPLAVVGALTTLWLTQIPLNASSLMGCVLLVGLVVKNGILLLEQYERLLEDGKDVEQALVEAGRIRVRPILMTTLATVAGLAPLAFSLGSGAEIQRPLAVAVIGGLLVSTAISLLVLPSLVRLVFPRHARAPVGEHS; this is encoded by the coding sequence GCCATTGCCTTCGCGCTCGGCGGTGCGCTGGTCGCAAGGCGCCTGCCGAGCGGCATCTACCCCGAGGTCGAGTTCCCACGCATCGTCGTGGTAGCCCGAGCGGGAGATGCCCCTCCCGACGTGACGCAGGTCTCCGTGACCCGCCCGCTCGAGGCGGCGCTGGCGACCGTTCTCGGCGTCGAGCGCATCCGCTCGAAGACCATTCGCGGGTCGACCGAGATGTCGCTGCAGTTCGCGCCGGGGACCGACATGTGGCGCGCGCTCCAGCTCGTCGAGTCGCGCGTGGGGGAGGTCCGCTCGACCTTGCTCGCGGGCGCCGAGGTCACCGTCGAGCGACTGACCACGACCTCCTTCCCCGTGCTGACCTACAACCTGACCGGCCCGGTCGACCCGCGCCGTCTGCGCGAGCTGGGCGAGTTCGTCTTGAAGCCGGCCTTCTCGCGGGTGCGCGGCGTCGGGCGCGTCGAAGTCCTCGGGGGTGATGTGCGGGAGGTCGAGGTGATTCTCGATCCCGAACGGACCGCCGCCCTGCACGTCAGTCCGGCCCAGGTCGCGGAGAAGCTGCGCGCTCAAACCGTGCTCCAGGCGGTCGGGCGTCTGGAGCAGGCGCACTCGCTGGTCACCGTGATGGCCTCGGGGGAGCCGGCCGGGCTCGAGGATCTGCGCGCGGTCCCCGTCGCCATGGGCGCCGAGGGCAGCCCGATTCTTCTCGGCGCGATCGCCGAGGTCCGCGAGGGCGCGGAGGATCGGCTCTTACGTGTGTCGGGCCCCGGCGGCGAAACCGTGCTCCTCAGTATCGCCCGGCTCCCGGGTGCGAGCACGCCGGAGGTGGTCGCAAACGTCAAGGCCGCCGCCCGGGAGATTTCAGGCTCTCTGCCAAAGGGCGTCGAGCTGACGCCGGTCTACGATCAAGCCGAGCTGGTCAATGAATCCATTCGATCGGTCCGCGATGCCATCTTGATCGGCATCGTCCTCTGCGTCGGGGTGATCGCCCTCTTCCTGCGCGACCTTCGGGCAGGTTTGGCGGCCGCAGTCTCGGTTCCGCTGACCCTCGGTGCGACGTTCCTCCCGATCGGCCTTCTGGGGCACAGCCTGAACCTGATGTCGCTCGGTGGGCTCGCCGTGGCCATCGGCCTGGTCATCGACGACGCCATCGTGGTGGTCGAGGCGATTGGCCGTCGCGTGGAGGAGGGGCTTGATCCGAAGAGCGCCGCTCGTGACGGCGTGCGCGCGCTCCTCGCCGCTCTCGTCGGGACAACGCTGACGACGGTCGTGGTGTTTCTTCCGCTGGCCTGGCTCGAAGGTGTGGTTGGCCGGTTCTTCTCAGCGCTCGCCGTGACGCTCTCGACGGCCGTGCTCCTTTCCCTGGCCTTCGCCTTGACCGTCGTTCCGCTCGCGGCGGCGGGATGGATGCGCCCGCGAAAGGGATCGAGACCGACCGCCCGCTATGCGGATACCTACGAGCGCGCGGTGCGCCCCTTCCTGCGCCGGCCTTGGATTGGCCTCGGCGTCGCCTTGGGGCTCTTCGCGCTCGGCGTGGTGGCCGCGCTCGAGGCGCCGTCAGGATTTCTGCCGACCATGGACGAAGGTGCTTTCGTCCTCGACTACTTCCTGCCGGCGGGCACCTCGCTGACGGAGACGGACGCGATCGCGCGCAAGATCGAGGCGATCCTCTCGTCGACCCCCGAGGTGCAGACCTATTCCAGGCGGACGGGCGCGGAGCTCGGCCCGGTAGCGGCGACGCAGGTCAACCGTGGAGACATCATGGTGCGACTGAAGGCCAGCTCGCAGCGCCAGCGGTCGGCAGACGAGGTCATCGCCGAGGTGCGAGCCAAGGTGATCAAAGACGTACCTGAAGCCCGCACGGAATTCATACAAGTGCTCCAGGATGTCCTGAATGACCTCGCGGGAACGCCGCGCCCGATCGAAATCAAGCTCTTCGGCGACGATTACACGACACTTCGCGCCAAGGCCAAAGAGATCGTGGGCCGCATTCACGATGTCCCTGGTCTCGTCGACCTCTATCCGGGATTCGAAGAGCAGGCGCCGGAGCTGCGCTTCCGGATCGACGGCTCAGCGGCGGCTCGCGCAGGAAAGTCGGCAGCGGACGTGGCCACCGACCTGGACGATTCGCTGCACGGCGTGGTCGCTTCGGTGCTGCGGCGACCGGATCGACCGATCGGCGTTCGCGTCCGCTATCCCGACTCGGTGCGATTCGATGCCCAGCAGGTCGTGCAGCTTCCCCTGCTCGTCGGGACGGAGGTGGTCACGCGGGTCTCCGCCGTTGCCCAGCCTATCCAGGCGAGCTCGGAGACGTTGCTCCTTCGAGAGAGTCTGCGCCCGGCAGTCATCCTGACCGCCGACCACGAGGGCCGGGACCTGGGCTCGGTCATGCGAGACGTGCAGAGCCAACTTCGCGGGCTCTCCCTTCCCGAGGGATATCGACTTGAGTTCGGCGGCCAGTACGAGGGGCAACAGGGCACGCTGCGAGACCTCTCAACTGTCATGGGATTTGGCCTCCTGGCCGTCCTCGTCGTGCTGCTGGCGCAGTTCCGTCGGGCGAGATTGGCCCCGGTGGTCCTCGTCGCGGTTCCACTCGCGGTGGTTGGCGCGCTGACGACGCTCTGGTTGACCCAGATCCCGCTCAATGCCTCCTCGCTCATGGGGTGCGTCCTGCTCGTCGGGTTGGTCGTCAAGAACGGCATCCTGCTCCTCGAGCAGTACGAGCGGCTGCTCGAGGACGGGAAAGACGTCGAGCAAGCGCTCGTTGAAGCAGGACGAATCCGGGTGCGGCCGATCCTGATGACCACGCTCGCGACCGTGGCTGGCCTCGCGCCGCTCGCCTTCAGTCTCGGCTCCGGCGCCGAAATTCAGCGACCGCTGGCGGTCGCCGTGATCGGCGGGCTGCTGGTGTCCACAGCAATCAGCCTGCTCGTGCTGCCCTCGCTCGTGCGACTGGTTTTCCCGCGCCATGCAAGGGCGCCAGTCGGAGAACATTCATGA